The Megasphaera stantonii genome includes a window with the following:
- a CDS encoding xylulokinase, producing the protein MDLLKVAANIKTGETALGIELGSTRIKAVLVNYDCQTIASGSYGWENALRDGVWTYSLDEVWKGIQACYAQLAADVQSRYHVPLTRIGSIGVSAMMHGYLAFDAQGELLVPFRTWRNNITGQAAKALTETFHFNIPQRWSIAHLYQAILNGEDHVPQIAFLTTLAGYVHWKLCGEKVLGIGDASGMFPVDERTGTYDAKMLSLFDELEAVRPYSWKLADLLPRVLRAGEGAGTLTEEGARLLDPAGRLEQGSHMAPPEGDAGTGMVSTNSVRKRTGNISVGTSAFSMNVLDRPLQGVHEDIDVVTTPDGAPVAMVHTNNCSSDINAWVDLFGQFAAATGLAIGPDKLYETLFNLAGTADKDAGGLVNYSYLSGENVTRIDNGRPLFVRTPHSRFTLPNFMLAQLYAAFAPLKIGMDILVQEEGIETDVMIAQGGLFKTPVIGQQVLADALNMPITIMDTAGEGGPWGMAVLAVYMEVRQDGETLADFLDERVFRHPKSVTLTPNAEGVEGCNAFIENYKRALAVEAEAGRTLAE; encoded by the coding sequence ATGGATTTATTAAAGGTTGCAGCGAACATTAAAACCGGCGAAACGGCCTTAGGGATTGAACTCGGCTCGACCCGCATTAAAGCGGTTCTCGTCAATTACGACTGCCAGACCATTGCTTCGGGCAGCTACGGCTGGGAAAACGCCCTGCGCGACGGCGTGTGGACCTATTCGCTGGATGAAGTATGGAAGGGGATTCAGGCCTGCTATGCCCAGCTGGCGGCCGACGTGCAGAGCCGCTACCACGTGCCGCTGACGCGCATCGGCTCTATCGGCGTCAGCGCCATGATGCACGGCTACCTGGCCTTCGATGCCCAGGGGGAACTGCTCGTTCCCTTCCGCACGTGGAGAAATAATATTACCGGCCAGGCCGCTAAGGCGCTGACGGAAACCTTCCATTTCAATATTCCCCAGCGCTGGAGCATCGCTCATTTGTATCAGGCTATCCTGAACGGCGAAGACCATGTGCCGCAGATTGCCTTCCTGACGACCTTGGCCGGATACGTCCACTGGAAGCTGTGCGGCGAAAAAGTCCTGGGCATCGGCGACGCGTCGGGAATGTTCCCAGTTGATGAAAGGACTGGCACGTACGACGCGAAGATGCTGTCCCTGTTCGACGAATTGGAAGCGGTAAGGCCCTATTCGTGGAAGCTAGCCGACCTCCTGCCGAGAGTGCTGCGGGCCGGGGAAGGTGCCGGTACTTTGACGGAAGAAGGGGCGCGCCTCCTCGATCCGGCAGGCCGTCTGGAACAGGGCAGCCATATGGCTCCGCCTGAAGGCGACGCCGGTACGGGCATGGTCAGCACGAACAGCGTCCGCAAACGGACCGGCAACATTTCCGTCGGCACGTCGGCCTTTTCCATGAACGTATTGGACCGGCCGCTGCAGGGCGTCCATGAAGATATTGACGTCGTCACGACGCCTGACGGGGCTCCTGTCGCCATGGTACATACGAATAACTGCTCGTCGGACATCAACGCCTGGGTCGACCTGTTCGGACAGTTTGCCGCGGCGACGGGACTGGCGATCGGGCCGGACAAGCTGTATGAAACGCTGTTCAACCTGGCCGGCACGGCCGACAAGGATGCGGGAGGACTGGTCAACTACAGCTATTTGTCGGGCGAAAACGTAACGCGCATCGACAATGGCCGGCCACTGTTCGTCCGTACGCCGCACAGCCGCTTTACCTTGCCGAACTTCATGCTGGCCCAGCTGTACGCAGCCTTTGCGCCGCTGAAAATAGGCATGGATATCCTGGTTCAGGAAGAAGGCATTGAAACGGACGTCATGATTGCCCAGGGCGGCCTGTTCAAGACGCCGGTCATCGGCCAGCAGGTATTGGCCGACGCCCTCAACATGCCGATTACCATTATGGATACGGCTGGCGAAGGCGGCCCGTGGGGCATGGCCGTACTGGCCGTATACATGGAAGTCCGTCAGGACGGCGAAACCTTGGCCGACTTCCTCGATGAACGGGTATTCCGCCATCCGAAGAGCGTCACCTTGACGCCGAACGCCGAAGGCGTAGAAGGCTGCAACGCCTTTATTGAAAACTATAAGCGGGCCCTGGCTGTCGAAGCCGAAGCGGGCCGCACGTTGGCAGAGTAA
- the araA gene encoding L-arabinose isomerase, with amino-acid sequence MLQVKDYEFWFVAGSQYLYGEEQLRNVDRDTEDMVNKLNASGKLPYKVVYKGVMTTADGITQFMKDVNYNDNVAGVITWMHTFSPAKNWIRGTMLLQKPLLHLATQYLNNIPYDTIDFDYMNLNQSAHGDREYGYINARLNLKNKVVYGYWEDEDVQDEIAKWQDVAVAYNESFNIKVCRFGDTMRDVAVTEGDKVEAQIRLGWTVDYWPVGDLVPVINSVSDEDVQAVYDQLKEEYTMVVGDNTPEKFEHNVRVQIKEYLGIKRFLDKGGYTAFCTNFQDLCGMEQLPGLAAQLLMKEGYGFAAEGDWKTAALTRLLKIMAHNDRTVFMEDYTLDLRKGHEAILGAHMLEVDPTIASDKPRIEVHPLDIGDKEDPARLVFTGSEGDAVNLTVADFRGGFRLISYPVTCRKPEAETPHLPVAKQLWTPKVGLKKGATAWIHAGGGHHTVLSFRLTEEQIHDLAVMFDLDLVEIC; translated from the coding sequence ATGTTACAAGTAAAAGATTATGAATTTTGGTTTGTCGCCGGCAGCCAGTATCTGTACGGCGAAGAACAGCTCCGCAACGTAGACCGCGATACGGAAGATATGGTCAACAAGCTCAACGCCAGCGGCAAGCTGCCCTACAAGGTCGTATACAAAGGCGTCATGACGACGGCCGACGGCATTACGCAGTTCATGAAGGACGTAAACTACAACGACAACGTAGCCGGCGTCATTACCTGGATGCATACGTTCTCGCCGGCGAAAAATTGGATTCGCGGCACCATGCTCCTACAGAAACCGCTTCTCCACCTGGCAACGCAGTATTTGAACAACATCCCCTACGATACGATCGACTTCGATTACATGAACCTCAACCAGAGCGCGCACGGCGACCGCGAATACGGCTACATCAACGCCCGCCTGAATCTGAAGAACAAAGTCGTATACGGCTACTGGGAAGACGAAGACGTACAGGATGAAATCGCCAAATGGCAGGACGTCGCCGTTGCCTACAACGAAAGCTTCAACATCAAGGTATGCCGCTTTGGCGATACGATGCGCGACGTAGCCGTCACGGAAGGCGACAAGGTAGAAGCGCAGATTCGCCTGGGCTGGACCGTCGACTACTGGCCTGTCGGCGACCTCGTGCCGGTTATTAACAGCGTTAGCGACGAAGACGTACAGGCCGTATACGACCAGCTGAAAGAAGAATATACGATGGTCGTAGGCGACAACACGCCGGAAAAATTTGAACACAACGTCCGCGTGCAAATCAAGGAATATCTGGGCATCAAGCGCTTCCTGGATAAAGGCGGCTATACGGCGTTCTGCACGAACTTCCAGGATCTCTGCGGCATGGAACAGCTCCCGGGCCTGGCTGCGCAGCTGCTCATGAAGGAAGGCTACGGCTTCGCCGCTGAAGGCGACTGGAAGACGGCCGCCCTGACGCGCCTGCTGAAGATCATGGCGCACAACGACCGCACCGTATTCATGGAAGACTATACGCTGGACCTGCGCAAAGGCCACGAAGCAATTTTGGGTGCGCACATGCTGGAAGTCGACCCGACCATTGCCAGCGACAAGCCGCGCATCGAAGTGCATCCCCTGGATATCGGCGATAAAGAAGACCCGGCCCGCCTCGTCTTCACCGGTTCGGAAGGCGATGCCGTCAACTTGACGGTAGCCGATTTCCGCGGCGGCTTCCGCCTTATCAGCTACCCCGTAACGTGCCGCAAGCCCGAAGCGGAAACGCCCCACCTTCCTGTGGCAAAACAGCTCTGGACGCCGAAGGTCGGCTTGAAGAAAGGCGCTACGGCTTGGATTCACGCCGGCGGCGGCCACCATACCGTATTGAGCTTCCGCCTGACGGAAGAACAAATCCACGACCTGGCCGTCATGTTCGACCTGGACTTAGTAGAAATCTGCTAA
- a CDS encoding exonuclease domain-containing protein, producing the protein MDSLLHTGGTLLTILFIAAVLYSLLSSFRKKRKKAARQKDLETKQHVQVENLHQYDVQPQKGYYAYPIDASDALRRYPQQFTALSLVLANEQPYSVCLIGFAEFEKGQLKNTHYFYVRPPENDITNKKYPELTWDVLRKADEFGEYWEAGMKDYFVGRTLVAHNASFVMGCIAHALKIYGIDAPCLRFIDTMEVAKTLYHFPSNKLTAISEEMNIEMDEQNALSAAMAAGQFLIKAKQDYPLYLPNIHFAYGMPTQDERLAAVVAAVEREECTAEEIFAPNPADMDVIQTLLDKKYIEHGDKEGTYYATDAGLDFSESLP; encoded by the coding sequence ATGGATTCACTGCTTCACACCGGCGGCACCTTGCTCACGATTCTCTTCATCGCCGCCGTCCTCTACTCCCTGCTTTCGTCGTTTCGCAAAAAGCGAAAAAAAGCGGCCCGGCAAAAGGACCTGGAAACAAAACAGCACGTACAGGTAGAAAACCTGCACCAATACGACGTCCAGCCGCAGAAGGGCTACTACGCCTATCCCATCGACGCCTCCGACGCCCTTCGCCGCTATCCCCAGCAGTTTACGGCCCTGTCCTTGGTCCTGGCCAACGAGCAGCCCTACTCAGTCTGCCTCATCGGCTTCGCCGAGTTTGAAAAGGGCCAGCTGAAAAACACCCACTATTTTTACGTCCGCCCGCCGGAAAACGACATTACCAATAAAAAATATCCTGAACTGACTTGGGATGTTCTCCGCAAAGCCGACGAATTCGGCGAATACTGGGAAGCCGGCATGAAAGACTACTTCGTCGGCCGCACCCTCGTCGCCCACAACGCGTCCTTCGTCATGGGCTGCATCGCTCACGCGCTGAAAATATACGGCATCGACGCGCCGTGCCTGCGCTTTATCGACACGATGGAAGTAGCCAAGACATTATACCATTTCCCGTCTAATAAGCTGACAGCGATCAGCGAGGAAATGAACATTGAAATGGACGAACAAAACGCCCTCAGCGCCGCCATGGCCGCCGGCCAGTTCCTTATCAAGGCCAAGCAGGACTATCCCCTGTATTTGCCGAACATCCATTTCGCCTACGGCATGCCGACGCAGGACGAACGGCTCGCCGCCGTCGTCGCCGCCGTCGAACGGGAAGAATGCACGGCCGAAGAAATCTTCGCCCCGAACCCGGCCGACATGGACGTCATTCAGACCTTGCTGGATAAAAAATACATCGAGCACGGAGACAAGGAAGGGACGTATTACGCGACAGACGCCGGCCTCGACTTCTCCGAATCGCTGCCCTGA
- a CDS encoding MogA/MoaB family molybdenum cofactor biosynthesis protein, with protein MGKKLEERPLRAAILTISNSRTFSDDTNGLMIQSALTNRGHQVVDYAIVKDNKEDITRHIHEWVCSVDVVITSGGTGIAKRDVTLEAIEPLFEKKIPGFSEMLTYFAYRRVCGVQAMAYRSTAGLVHQCMVFCLPGLPSLIKVGMEKIILPELFHLYTEIKK; from the coding sequence TTGGGAAAGAAACTTGAAGAACGTCCTTTGCGTGCGGCTATTTTGACTATCAGCAATAGCCGGACTTTTTCGGATGATACAAACGGCCTGATGATTCAGTCGGCTCTGACAAACCGGGGGCATCAGGTCGTCGATTACGCTATCGTAAAAGATAATAAAGAGGATATTACCCGTCATATCCACGAATGGGTGTGCAGCGTCGACGTCGTCATTACGAGCGGCGGCACGGGCATTGCCAAGCGGGACGTGACGCTGGAGGCGATAGAGCCTCTCTTTGAAAAGAAAATTCCCGGATTTTCCGAAATGCTTACGTATTTCGCCTATCGCCGCGTCTGCGGCGTGCAGGCCATGGCCTACCGCTCGACGGCCGGCCTGGTTCATCAGTGCATGGTATTTTGCCTGCCCGGCCTGCCCAGCTTGATTAAAGTAGGCATGGAAAAGATCATCCTGCCGGAACTGTTCCACTTATATACGGAAATTAAAAAGTAA
- the cobS gene encoding adenosylcobinamide-GDP ribazoletransferase yields MKSFFIALQFLSRIHVVTQTVWTEADFGRSVIFFPLVGTVIGAVLCLAYAGISLWFSQPYTAVLLVLCWLFVTGGLHADGLMDTADGLFSGRSRERMLEILKDSCVGSNGVVVFVSCMALKVCFLANLPQPSVCAALLAVPTAARFGVLIGIFQFPYVRQQGLGQAFVQYAPRRALVKAFLCALLPLAVAGWGYFLLLGAAMLISLGLNTYIARRLGGVTGDTYGAVIELSEMLLLGLAFLASGAVQTACIWI; encoded by the coding sequence ATGAAATCTTTTTTTATTGCCCTGCAGTTTTTATCGCGCATCCACGTCGTGACCCAGACTGTCTGGACGGAGGCGGACTTTGGCCGTTCGGTCATATTTTTCCCCCTCGTAGGGACCGTTATCGGTGCAGTCCTTTGCTTGGCCTATGCCGGCATATCCCTGTGGTTTTCCCAGCCCTATACGGCTGTTCTCCTGGTACTGTGCTGGCTGTTTGTCACGGGAGGCCTTCATGCCGACGGCCTCATGGATACGGCTGACGGGCTGTTTTCCGGGCGGAGCCGCGAGCGCATGCTGGAAATACTCAAGGACAGCTGTGTCGGCTCGAACGGCGTCGTCGTCTTTGTTTCCTGCATGGCCCTGAAGGTCTGCTTTCTGGCGAATCTGCCGCAGCCGTCGGTCTGCGCCGCGCTGCTGGCCGTGCCGACGGCGGCCCGTTTCGGCGTGCTCATCGGGATCTTTCAATTTCCCTATGTCCGCCAGCAGGGATTGGGACAGGCCTTCGTCCAATATGCGCCCCGCCGCGCCCTGGTTAAAGCCTTCCTGTGTGCCTTGCTGCCGCTGGCAGTCGCCGGCTGGGGCTATTTCCTGCTGTTAGGCGCGGCGATGCTGATTTCGCTGGGATTGAATACGTATATCGCCCGGCGGCTGGGCGGCGTGACGGGCGATACGTACGGCGCCGTCATCGAATTAAGCGAAATGCTGCTGCTGGGTCTGGCCTTTCTTGCATCCGGAGCTGTTCAGACGGCGTGTATTTGGATATAA
- a CDS encoding L-ribulose-5-phosphate 4-epimerase, whose protein sequence is MLEELKQQVYEANMRLPKLELVTFTWGNVSGIDREQGLFVIKPSGVEYEKLSPADMVVVDLDGKVVEGDLNPSSDTMTHAVLYKAFPNIGGIVHAHSPWAVSFAQAGVDLEAMGTTHADTFYGDVPVTDALTKEEIESAYEENTGKVIVRTFAERGIDPDAVPAVLVKQHGPFTWGPTAAKAVETAKILEVVAEMNYHALQLTRADIRVPQYLLDKHYYRKHGANAYYGQKK, encoded by the coding sequence ATGTTAGAAGAATTGAAGCAGCAGGTCTATGAAGCGAATATGCGCCTGCCGAAATTGGAGCTCGTCACCTTTACGTGGGGCAACGTGTCGGGAATCGACCGGGAACAGGGCCTGTTCGTCATCAAGCCGTCGGGCGTAGAATATGAAAAATTATCGCCTGCCGATATGGTCGTCGTAGATTTGGACGGCAAGGTCGTCGAAGGGGACTTAAACCCGTCGAGCGATACGATGACGCACGCCGTATTGTACAAGGCCTTTCCCAATATCGGCGGCATCGTCCACGCCCATTCTCCCTGGGCCGTATCCTTCGCCCAGGCCGGCGTAGACCTCGAAGCTATGGGCACGACTCATGCCGATACGTTTTACGGCGACGTGCCCGTGACCGACGCGCTGACAAAGGAAGAAATCGAAAGCGCCTATGAAGAAAATACGGGCAAGGTCATCGTCCGCACCTTTGCCGAACGGGGCATCGACCCCGACGCCGTTCCGGCCGTACTGGTAAAACAGCATGGGCCCTTTACGTGGGGACCGACGGCGGCGAAGGCCGTAGAGACGGCTAAGATTCTGGAAGTCGTCGCCGAAATGAACTACCACGCGCTCCAGCTCACGCGCGCCGACATTCGCGTGCCCCAGTACCTGCTGGATAAGCATTACTACCGCAAGCACGGGGCCAACGCCTATTACGGGCAGAAAAAATAA
- a CDS encoding pseudouridine synthase, which yields MAKSMRLDKLLGHCGWGTRRQLKELCKGGHVFVNGQCCRDSAAKVDPEGDQISVDGTPVVYEAFYYLMMNKPAGVLSATEDRCSRTVLDLLPQQYQGAGLFPVGRLDKDTTGLLLLTNDGVWAHCITAPKKHIDKIYIAEVDGSIPDDIDDVFQGGIVLADGLQCLPARARKIEEQTVEVTVQEGKFHQVKRMCAAVGLSVRALCRHTIGGLRLDETLRPGEFRPLKEEEREFPFMNK from the coding sequence ATGGCAAAATCAATGCGTCTTGACAAGCTCCTGGGCCACTGCGGCTGGGGAACGCGCCGCCAGCTGAAAGAGCTGTGCAAGGGCGGGCACGTCTTCGTCAACGGCCAGTGCTGCCGCGACAGTGCGGCGAAGGTCGATCCCGAAGGAGACCAGATTTCCGTAGACGGAACACCCGTCGTATACGAAGCGTTCTATTATCTGATGATGAACAAGCCTGCCGGTGTCTTGTCGGCTACGGAGGACCGCTGCAGCCGCACGGTTCTCGATTTGCTGCCTCAGCAATACCAGGGGGCCGGATTATTTCCCGTCGGACGTCTGGACAAGGATACGACGGGGCTGCTGCTGCTGACGAACGACGGCGTGTGGGCTCACTGCATTACGGCGCCGAAAAAGCATATCGATAAGATATATATCGCCGAAGTCGACGGCTCTATTCCCGACGATATAGACGATGTCTTTCAAGGCGGTATCGTGCTGGCCGACGGGCTGCAGTGCCTGCCGGCGCGGGCGAGAAAAATAGAGGAGCAGACCGTCGAGGTGACGGTTCAGGAAGGGAAATTCCATCAGGTAAAGCGCATGTGCGCCGCCGTCGGCCTCAGCGTCCGCGCGCTGTGCCGCCATACTATCGGCGGGCTGCGCCTCGACGAAACGCTGCGCCCCGGCGAATTTCGTCCCCTGAAGGAAGAGGAAAGAGAATTCCCCTTTATGAATAAATAA
- a CDS encoding LacI family DNA-binding transcriptional regulator: protein MVTIKQIADLCGVSRGTVDRVLNNRGNVKPEKRELILEMAKKLHYRPNPAGKALAAQKSNPVVAVVLPSKSIRFFDDIIDALEKAARKYESYGMRTVWHTVRGYDVEEQCHILDQIKGQINALIINPINDPKIAAKLNELIAAGIFVVTINNDIEQASTHYYVGSDYVNGGRTIGALLKMFSPGPCHIGVVLGSLKILGHRHRLQGLKEILGGDPQYEITALIEDNDDDISSYDATKNLLHQHPDINVLLILSSGGSYGTCRAALASPRKDDLLILVFDTIPTTREMMKAGDIKAAIYQHPHQQGQKAMQLVFDYLVNGIVPDRERYIMNNEIRIAENM, encoded by the coding sequence ATGGTAACGATAAAACAAATCGCCGATCTCTGCGGCGTATCCCGCGGCACCGTAGACCGCGTCTTAAACAACCGCGGCAACGTCAAGCCGGAAAAGCGCGAATTAATCCTAGAAATGGCCAAGAAGCTCCACTACAGGCCCAACCCTGCCGGCAAGGCCCTGGCGGCGCAGAAGAGCAATCCCGTCGTCGCCGTCGTCCTGCCCTCCAAGAGCATCCGCTTCTTTGACGACATCATCGACGCCCTGGAAAAGGCGGCCCGAAAATACGAGTCCTACGGCATGCGCACGGTCTGGCACACCGTACGGGGTTACGACGTAGAAGAACAGTGCCATATCCTCGATCAGATCAAGGGGCAGATCAACGCCCTCATCATCAATCCCATCAACGATCCGAAAATAGCGGCCAAGCTGAACGAGCTCATCGCCGCCGGCATCTTCGTCGTCACGATCAATAACGACATCGAGCAGGCCAGCACCCACTACTATGTAGGCAGCGACTACGTAAACGGCGGCCGCACCATCGGCGCGCTGCTGAAGATGTTTTCCCCCGGCCCCTGCCACATCGGCGTCGTCCTGGGCTCGCTGAAGATCTTAGGCCACCGCCACCGCCTGCAGGGCCTCAAGGAAATACTGGGCGGCGATCCCCAGTATGAAATTACGGCCCTCATCGAAGACAACGACGACGATATTTCATCGTACGACGCGACGAAAAACCTGCTGCACCAGCATCCGGACATCAATGTCCTCCTCATCTTGTCCTCCGGCGGCTCCTACGGCACCTGCCGGGCAGCCCTGGCCAGCCCCCGCAAGGACGACCTGCTCATCCTCGTCTTCGACACCATCCCGACGACGCGGGAAATGATGAAGGCCGGCGACATCAAGGCCGCCATCTACCAGCACCCCCACCAGCAGGGCCAAAAGGCGATGCAGCTCGTCTTCGATTACCTGGTCAACGGCATCGTTCCCGACCGGGAAAGGTATATCATGAACAACGAAATACGCATTGCAGAAAACATGTAA
- a CDS encoding histidine phosphatase family protein — MIKLYVVRHGETDGNVQQWYQGSTDVPLNARGIEQAQCLSRFLKDVPFSGIYSSTLQRARRTAEIVAEPHGLPVYSYDELKEIDFGVWEGHTYKEIIQMWPGEIEAFYDSNGTLRARGGESFCEVERRITAKTKELLSRHKDGDTVLIASHGASIRCLIFGLLGLEMSRIWCFQQYNTAFNIIEYHGDKNVMTLMNCTQHLEGMAGYQAQWASMPSL; from the coding sequence ATGATAAAGTTATATGTAGTGCGCCACGGCGAAACGGACGGCAATGTGCAGCAGTGGTATCAGGGTTCTACGGACGTGCCGCTCAACGCCCGCGGCATCGAGCAGGCGCAGTGCCTGAGCCGTTTTTTGAAGGACGTCCCCTTCAGCGGCATATACAGCAGCACGCTGCAGCGGGCCCGCCGAACGGCGGAAATCGTCGCCGAACCTCACGGCCTGCCTGTGTATTCCTACGACGAACTGAAGGAAATTGATTTCGGCGTATGGGAAGGCCATACGTACAAGGAAATTATCCAGATGTGGCCCGGCGAAATCGAGGCCTTTTACGACTCCAACGGCACGCTGCGGGCGCGGGGCGGCGAATCGTTCTGTGAAGTAGAGCGGCGGATTACGGCTAAGACGAAGGAACTGCTGAGCCGCCATAAGGACGGCGACACGGTGCTCATCGCGTCGCACGGCGCGTCTATCCGCTGCCTGATCTTCGGCCTGCTGGGCTTGGAAATGAGCCGCATCTGGTGTTTCCAGCAGTACAATACGGCCTTTAATATCATTGAATACCACGGCGACAAGAACGTCATGACTCTCATGAACTGCACGCAGCATCTGGAAGGCATGGCGGGCTATCAGGCCCAGTGGGCCAGCATGCCCAGCTTGTGA
- a CDS encoding aldose epimerase family protein, protein MSVISKKDFGCLADGRPVFLYTLTNANGTALSICTYGGHVQALRTKDADGAEVDVVLGYDDVETYVNEDKYIGALIGRCGNRIARGRLHIGGKDYQLECNNGRNHLHGGTLTGFNKKLWQAEETAEGLKLTYTSPDGEGNYPGALQVAVWYDLTDDDAVTIRYEAVSDADTVCNLTNHTYFNLNGCGSGSVLDQEIQLFSDFFTESDAESLPNGNIVAVAGTPMDLRELTPIGRHIDDDYVQLRQAHGYDHNWIVRRDESQAVPTPYGTVYPMAHAVGNRTGITLTAYTSQPGVQFYTGNYLDGTPLGKGGAVFDRRSGFCLEAQYYPNALEHPEFPQPILRKGDVWKALTIYKLGRK, encoded by the coding sequence ATGAGTGTTATTTCTAAAAAAGATTTCGGCTGCCTGGCCGATGGCCGGCCCGTCTTTCTCTATACCTTGACCAACGCCAACGGCACAGCCCTGTCCATCTGCACGTACGGCGGCCATGTCCAGGCTCTGCGGACGAAGGACGCCGACGGGGCTGAGGTCGATGTCGTCCTGGGCTATGACGACGTCGAAACCTATGTGAACGAAGACAAATATATCGGAGCTCTCATCGGCCGCTGCGGCAACCGCATCGCCCGGGGCCGTCTGCACATCGGCGGCAAAGACTATCAGCTGGAGTGCAATAACGGCCGCAATCACCTGCACGGCGGCACCCTGACCGGCTTCAATAAAAAGCTCTGGCAAGCCGAAGAAACGGCAGAAGGGCTGAAACTGACCTATACGAGTCCCGACGGAGAAGGGAATTATCCCGGCGCCCTTCAGGTCGCTGTCTGGTATGATTTGACGGACGACGACGCTGTTACCATCCGCTACGAAGCTGTCAGCGACGCCGATACGGTATGCAACCTGACGAACCATACCTATTTCAACCTGAACGGCTGCGGCAGCGGTTCCGTCCTCGACCAGGAAATCCAGCTGTTCAGCGATTTCTTCACGGAAAGCGATGCCGAATCCCTGCCGAACGGCAACATCGTCGCCGTCGCGGGCACGCCGATGGATTTGCGGGAGCTGACGCCCATTGGCCGCCATATCGACGACGACTACGTCCAGCTCCGCCAGGCCCACGGCTACGACCATAACTGGATTGTCCGCCGCGATGAATCCCAGGCCGTGCCTACGCCCTATGGCACGGTATATCCCATGGCCCATGCCGTAGGCAATCGGACAGGCATTACGCTGACGGCCTATACGAGCCAGCCTGGCGTGCAGTTTTATACGGGCAATTACCTCGACGGCACGCCCTTGGGGAAGGGCGGCGCAGTCTTTGACCGCCGCAGCGGCTTCTGCCTGGAAGCGCAGTATTATCCCAATGCGCTGGAGCATCCGGAATTTCCCCAGCCCATTTTGAGAAAAGGCGATGTGTGGAAGGCCCTGACGATATACAAATTGGGACGAAAATAA
- the cobU gene encoding bifunctional adenosylcobinamide kinase/adenosylcobinamide-phosphate guanylyltransferase, producing MKSKLIVVTGGARSGKSLFAEEYLASCSGRKAYVATAQILDEEMKERVAEHRRRRPEDWQTLEISSGLSAAFPAVLEQADAVLVDCLTLYLSNYLFAHETAGDEEILQGALQEMENIVGAVRQTEDKTVIFVTNELGCGIVPMSHISRLYRDVVGKVNQYAAGQADEVYWTVCGIPVEITRLRASIPPGGCR from the coding sequence ATGAAATCGAAGCTGATTGTCGTGACAGGCGGCGCGCGCAGCGGCAAGAGCCTGTTTGCCGAAGAATATCTGGCGTCCTGCTCCGGCCGCAAGGCCTATGTCGCGACGGCCCAGATATTAGATGAAGAAATGAAGGAGCGAGTTGCCGAGCACCGCCGCCGTCGTCCGGAAGACTGGCAGACGCTGGAGATATCCTCCGGCCTGAGTGCGGCGTTTCCTGCCGTATTGGAGCAGGCCGACGCCGTCCTCGTCGACTGCCTGACGCTGTATCTTTCTAATTATCTGTTTGCTCATGAAACGGCCGGGGACGAAGAGATACTGCAGGGGGCGCTGCAGGAGATGGAGAATATCGTCGGGGCCGTCCGGCAGACGGAGGATAAGACGGTGATTTTCGTGACCAACGAGCTGGGATGCGGCATCGTGCCGATGAGCCACATAAGCCGCCTGTACCGGGACGTCGTCGGCAAGGTCAACCAATATGCCGCCGGGCAGGCCGACGAGGTGTACTGGACCGTCTGCGGCATTCCCGTAGAGATCACGCGGCTGAGAGCGTCCATTCCGCCGGGAGGCTGCCGATGA